The following coding sequences lie in one Candidatus Nitrospira allomarina genomic window:
- a CDS encoding DUF4410 domain-containing protein — MRSLTGIILGVFAIIVAAGCSSTKITETHPLYGKEKLPQPERIYVYPFAATHSDLPSWSSAAKLHDPSGAPPSPEHLETGRKLGAAVAEELVSKIQQMGLTSLVADAQTVPRVNDLLIVGYFGTFEEGSTLKRMALGFGSGAAEITTAAEGYQWTANGPRQLGSGKMDSGGNKMPGVALPIVVLAATANPIGLIVGGGAKVYGEMSGKDTIEGAGKRTADAIAEHLEGKFKEQGWIR, encoded by the coding sequence ATGAGGTCCCTCACAGGTATCATCCTAGGAGTCTTTGCCATTATTGTGGCAGCAGGATGCTCCTCTACCAAAATCACCGAAACGCATCCGTTGTATGGCAAAGAGAAACTTCCCCAGCCGGAACGCATTTATGTATATCCCTTTGCTGCCACCCATTCGGATCTCCCGTCCTGGTCCTCCGCAGCCAAACTGCATGACCCGTCCGGCGCACCGCCATCACCCGAGCATCTCGAGACAGGGCGGAAACTGGGTGCTGCCGTCGCGGAAGAATTAGTCTCGAAAATTCAACAAATGGGACTGACATCCTTGGTGGCAGACGCACAGACCGTTCCACGTGTCAATGACCTGTTGATTGTGGGGTATTTTGGCACGTTCGAAGAAGGCAGCACCCTCAAACGGATGGCCTTGGGTTTCGGATCCGGCGCGGCTGAAATCACGACGGCTGCGGAAGGGTACCAGTGGACAGCCAATGGTCCCCGTCAACTCGGATCCGGGAAGATGGATTCCGGGGGAAATAAAATGCCCGGAGTGGCCTTACCTATTGTTGTCCTGGCAGCTACCGCTAATCCAATCGGACTGATCGTCGGAGGAGGCGCAAAGGTGTACGGGGAGATGTCAGGAAAAGATACGATCGAGGGCGCAGGGAAACGAACGGCAGATGCGATCGCCGAACACCTTGAGGGAAAATTCAAGGAGCAGGGATGGATCCGGTAA
- a CDS encoding peptidylprolyl isomerase translates to MVRVTSAEVNWLKETWVRQWQRRPDDQELRGLVTDYLKEKLLAHEARELGLDENDTVVRRRLAQKMEFLVQDTARVAEPVEDELRQVYAAHRDNYTTPVHISFHQIYFKSEPEARQGLKDIQTSGTGDVGDPILLEREYIRTDEQTVTSLFGPKFAERVFTLESGPWQGPIESGYGFHLVRIGERVPAELRPFEEVRSQVVNEWHRSQQAKIQAQFFSELLKKYDIIVDESVKPLMGPPGNMEMARR, encoded by the coding sequence ATGGTGCGCGTCACTTCGGCCGAAGTGAACTGGCTTAAGGAAACCTGGGTCCGCCAATGGCAACGTCGACCGGACGACCAGGAACTCCGTGGCCTCGTGACTGACTACCTGAAGGAAAAACTGCTCGCACACGAGGCACGCGAATTAGGCCTGGACGAAAACGATACCGTTGTCCGCCGTCGGTTGGCGCAGAAGATGGAGTTCCTGGTTCAGGACACCGCCCGCGTTGCTGAACCGGTTGAGGACGAACTGCGTCAGGTGTATGCGGCCCACCGCGACAACTACACAACCCCCGTCCACATCTCGTTTCACCAAATCTATTTCAAAAGTGAACCAGAAGCTCGTCAAGGATTGAAAGACATCCAGACGTCCGGCACTGGTGACGTTGGTGACCCCATCCTGTTGGAGCGCGAATATATCCGGACCGACGAGCAGACGGTGACCAGTCTGTTCGGACCAAAATTCGCTGAACGGGTATTTACTCTCGAATCAGGTCCGTGGCAGGGTCCGATTGAGTCCGGGTATGGCTTTCATCTGGTGCGGATCGGTGAACGAGTGCCTGCAGAGTTGCGTCCCTTTGAGGAGGTACGCAGCCAGGTCGTCAACGAGTGGCATCGTTCACAACAGGCGAAAATCCAGGCACAATTTTTTTCGGAATTACTGAAAAAATATGACATCATCGTGGATGAGAGCGTCAAACCGCTGATGGGGCCACCCGGAAACATGGAGATGGCTCGAAGATGA
- a CDS encoding HupE/UreJ family protein, with amino-acid sequence MIGPTWTVSSRGASVQRDIKDAISWRPSVFKMISYLSGHRRPKWPRLVTCCAVFFLFILLPTLGLAHEVRPAYLELRETTTGEFSVLWKTPARGEMRLALSPEFSAGHKTLTPFVTRRTETAAVQTWNIRTIESLRGQTIGIRGLERTMTDALVRIEFADGNSWVQRLTPSNPVGTVPVEQSTWEVAGQYSKLGVEHILLGIDHLLFVLALLMITRGRMHLVKTITAFTAAHSITLGLATLGFIHVPSQPVEALIALSIVMVAAEIIHTRHGIEGITARAPWIVAFSFGLLHGFGFAGALSEVGLPEGHIPVALLFFNIGVEAGQLLFIAAVMGVIAAFRQVHIQMPQWTQYIPPYTIGSVAMFWVFQRVSAF; translated from the coding sequence ATGATCGGTCCTACCTGGACCGTTTCGTCCCGTGGGGCGTCCGTCCAACGGGACATCAAGGACGCTATTTCTTGGAGACCTTCCGTCTTCAAAATGATCTCCTATTTGTCCGGCCATCGCCGTCCAAAATGGCCACGGCTCGTTACTTGTTGCGCGGTTTTCTTTTTGTTCATCCTCTTGCCGACACTAGGCCTCGCCCACGAGGTTCGTCCGGCCTATTTGGAACTTCGAGAAACCACAACCGGAGAGTTCAGCGTGCTGTGGAAAACACCCGCGCGTGGAGAAATGCGTCTGGCATTGTCACCGGAATTCTCCGCCGGCCACAAAACCCTCACCCCCTTCGTGACCCGCCGGACAGAGACGGCCGCCGTGCAAACGTGGAATATCCGGACCATCGAATCCCTACGCGGTCAAACCATCGGAATTCGCGGGCTTGAACGGACGATGACGGATGCCTTGGTGCGAATTGAATTTGCCGACGGCAATTCGTGGGTCCAACGGCTTACCCCATCGAATCCCGTGGGCACGGTACCCGTGGAGCAAAGTACATGGGAGGTAGCCGGCCAATATTCGAAGCTTGGCGTGGAGCACATTCTTCTCGGCATTGATCACCTGCTCTTCGTGCTCGCGTTGTTGATGATTACCAGAGGGAGGATGCATCTGGTCAAGACTATCACCGCCTTCACGGCGGCGCACAGCATCACACTCGGACTGGCGACGCTGGGATTTATCCATGTGCCATCGCAGCCTGTCGAAGCGCTTATCGCGTTGAGCATTGTGATGGTCGCTGCGGAAATCATTCACACCCGGCATGGGATTGAAGGAATCACAGCGCGTGCCCCGTGGATCGTGGCGTTTTCGTTCGGGCTGCTGCACGGATTCGGGTTTGCGGGCGCATTGAGCGAAGTCGGTCTACCGGAGGGACATATTCCAGTGGCCTTGCTCTTCTTTAATATCGGAGTGGAGGCCGGTCAATTGCTATTCATCGCTGCCGTCATGGGTGTCATCGCAGCTTTTCGACAGGTTCACATTCAAATGCCACAATGGACCCAATATATCCCGCCATACACCATCGGCAGTGTGGCGATGTTCTGGGTCTTTCAACGCGTTTCAGCATTTTAA
- a CDS encoding DUF3604 domain-containing protein, whose protein sequence is MKTRVVGQTILSGMMVFTLSFHLADIATGASPGLSAPEKGSVEKAFPSKPPYSPYAGRSFPTRPFFGDTHLHTSFSMDAGAFGARLTPRDAYQFARGGEVIASSGQPVKLSRPLDFLVVADHSDNMGFFPDLFAGKPEVLADPTGRKWYDMLQSGKGAEAAIEIIMSFSHGTFPKPLMYFPGTRPYRNAWQETIKAAEDFNEPGRFTAFIGYEWTSNTGGNNLHRNIIFRDNGDKASQVEPFTVYPPMGSDNPEDLWKWMAAYERKTGGSVLAIAHNGNLSNGLMFPTIETFGKTIDREYVETRAKWERLYEATQTKGDGETHPFLSPNDEFADFETWDKGNLDGSVAKTKEMLEFEYARSGLKNGLMLEKKFGTNPFKFGLIGSSDAHTGLSALEEENFFGKTTPQEPSPERMTKAFFDNPKTGVKVMDWEVAAAGYAGVWATENTREALWDAMERKETYATTGPRMLVRFFGGFDFKPGDAHNRMPANIGYTKGVPMGGDLRDAPQGKSPTFLVAALKDPIGANLDRIQIIKGWLSKDGALQEKVYDVVWGDADKRRPESDGKLPPVGSTVDLENATWTNTIGDPELITVWTDPDFDPSVRAFYYARVLEIPTPRWTAYDAKRFGVIPPPDARMVLQERAYTSPIWYNPGT, encoded by the coding sequence ATGAAAACACGAGTGGTTGGTCAAACGATCCTCAGCGGAATGATGGTTTTTACCCTGAGTTTTCATTTGGCCGATATCGCTACCGGCGCCTCGCCGGGACTCAGTGCCCCTGAGAAGGGATCGGTGGAAAAGGCGTTTCCATCTAAGCCCCCCTACTCGCCCTATGCCGGCCGCAGTTTTCCTACGAGACCCTTCTTCGGCGACACCCATCTGCACACGTCGTTCTCGATGGATGCCGGGGCGTTTGGCGCACGACTCACACCGCGTGATGCGTATCAGTTCGCCAGAGGCGGGGAAGTCATAGCGTCGAGCGGCCAACCGGTTAAGCTCTCACGGCCCCTGGACTTTCTTGTGGTTGCGGATCATTCCGACAACATGGGGTTTTTCCCCGATCTCTTCGCCGGAAAGCCAGAGGTCCTGGCCGACCCGACCGGACGAAAGTGGTACGACATGCTTCAATCCGGCAAGGGGGCGGAGGCAGCCATCGAGATTATCATGTCATTTTCGCACGGCACCTTTCCGAAGCCGTTGATGTATTTTCCCGGTACGCGGCCCTATCGAAACGCGTGGCAGGAAACGATCAAGGCCGCCGAGGATTTCAACGAACCAGGCCGCTTTACCGCCTTTATCGGGTATGAATGGACATCCAACACCGGTGGCAATAACCTGCACCGCAACATCATCTTCCGCGACAATGGTGATAAGGCCAGCCAGGTTGAGCCATTTACCGTTTATCCACCGATGGGTAGTGATAATCCCGAGGACCTCTGGAAATGGATGGCCGCCTATGAGCGAAAAACCGGTGGAAGCGTGCTGGCGATTGCCCACAATGGCAATTTGAGCAACGGCCTCATGTTTCCGACGATCGAGACGTTTGGCAAAACGATCGATCGCGAGTATGTCGAAACCCGGGCGAAATGGGAGCGCCTTTACGAGGCGACTCAGACTAAAGGCGACGGGGAGACTCACCCCTTCCTCTCACCCAATGATGAGTTTGCCGATTTCGAAACATGGGATAAAGGCAATCTTGACGGCAGCGTGGCCAAAACAAAAGAGATGCTCGAATTTGAATATGCCCGCTCAGGCCTGAAAAATGGCCTCATGCTTGAAAAGAAGTTCGGCACAAATCCATTCAAGTTCGGCCTGATCGGCAGCAGCGATGCCCACACCGGTCTATCCGCGCTGGAAGAGGAGAACTTCTTTGGCAAAACCACGCCCCAGGAACCCAGTCCGGAACGGATGACCAAAGCTTTTTTTGATAATCCCAAAACCGGGGTGAAGGTGATGGACTGGGAGGTCGCTGCGGCGGGATACGCCGGAGTCTGGGCAACAGAGAATACCCGCGAGGCGCTCTGGGACGCGATGGAACGAAAGGAGACGTACGCCACAACCGGACCGCGCATGCTTGTACGCTTCTTCGGCGGCTTCGATTTCAAACCGGGTGACGCGCACAACCGGATGCCGGCTAATATCGGCTACACAAAAGGTGTCCCGATGGGTGGTGATTTGCGCGATGCCCCCCAAGGTAAATCGCCCACATTTCTTGTCGCTGCGCTGAAAGATCCTATCGGCGCGAACCTTGACCGCATCCAAATTATCAAAGGATGGTTGAGCAAGGACGGGGCTCTTCAGGAAAAGGTCTACGATGTGGTTTGGGGAGACGCCGATAAACGCCGGCCCGAGTCTGACGGCAAGCTGCCACCTGTGGGCAGCACCGTGGATCTCGAAAACGCCACCTGGACCAACACCATCGGCGACCCGGAATTAATCACGGTCTGGACGGATCCGGATTTTGACCCATCGGTTCGTGCCTTTTACTATGCACGTGTCCTTGAGATTCCGACGCCTCGTTGGACTGCCTACGATGCGAAACGTTTTGGCGTGATACCCCCACCGGACGCCAGAATGGTCCTCCAGGAACGCGCGTACACTTCACCCATCTGGTACAATCCGGGGACATAA
- a CDS encoding DUF4410 domain-containing protein, protein MKVFMRSAVCMLSLVVTVGCASTETSNREILVTEKVARPAHIWVYDFAASSADVPADSVLAGQHTDHPTPQTPEQIEAGRQVGIHIAEQLVEEIRYMGLAARRASSETTPQINDLVIRGYLLAIDEGSAVKRVAVGFGSGGSELTVAAEGFQMTPQGLRKLGSGTVHSGGSKTPGAAVGTAALIATANPVGLIVGGGMKAYGEYSGSAKIEGREKAIAKEIADKIKPRFQEQGWVN, encoded by the coding sequence ATGAAGGTTTTCATGCGGTCCGCAGTATGTATGTTGTCCCTCGTAGTTACAGTCGGATGCGCCTCAACCGAGACATCGAACCGCGAAATACTCGTGACCGAAAAAGTCGCACGACCCGCTCACATCTGGGTCTACGACTTTGCCGCCAGCTCCGCCGACGTTCCGGCCGATTCCGTGCTCGCCGGGCAGCATACCGATCATCCGACTCCCCAAACTCCCGAACAGATCGAGGCCGGTCGACAGGTGGGTATTCACATTGCAGAACAACTGGTCGAGGAGATTCGCTACATGGGACTGGCAGCCAGACGGGCTTCGAGTGAAACCACCCCGCAGATCAACGACCTCGTGATCCGGGGTTACCTCCTCGCCATCGATGAAGGCAGTGCGGTCAAGCGCGTCGCGGTGGGATTTGGCTCCGGTGGGTCGGAGTTGACGGTGGCGGCCGAAGGCTTCCAAATGACGCCCCAGGGACTGCGAAAACTTGGATCCGGTACCGTACATTCCGGAGGAAGTAAAACCCCCGGAGCCGCTGTAGGGACCGCCGCCCTCATTGCCACGGCCAACCCCGTGGGTCTTATCGTTGGAGGGGGGATGAAGGCATACGGGGAATACAGCGGTAGCGCCAAAATTGAGGGCCGGGAAAAGGCGATTGCCAAAGAAATCGCCGATAAGATCAAGCCCAGATTCCAAGAACAGGGGTGGGTGAATTGA
- a CDS encoding DUF3604 domain-containing protein produces MQNRVLFRVHLNSIFTTLLLAGLLIQPGQAAFAQPAPEREAYFGETHVHTSWSLDSYLGFGNTIAGPEEFYKYSLGQPITHPGGFTVKITKPLDWGATTEHAEYLGAVQAALDPDSQLSKTLLGKSLKFGSRVEAEATYKLLTVTMLKNHPLTDLMAPDVLGTYWKRLVEIADKYYQPGKFTTFAAYEWTSTPNSANLHRNIFFLDTKKVPDMPFSAIDSDDPRALWEWMDAQRKAGNELLAITHNPNLSNGLMFPTEVDDRGRPIDKAWAETRIRNEPLAELKQVKGQSETTPGLSPNDEFANYEVVVWQLLGYKGDPRNFGSYIRQAYKDGLAMQDRLGLNPYKFGVVSGSDSHSTAVSYRQNNFFGIHGGNFDETPEKRLEGGHFGFKNLWASPAGLSVVWAEENTREAIFAAMQRKETYSTSGVRLRVRLFGGWEFEPDVLNQKDWVKTAYAKGVSMGGDLPAATAKAPSFVVWAVKDPDSGNLDRVQIVKGWSKNGQTFEKIYDVAWAGERKPNPATGKLPSIGHTVNLVTATYTNTIGAVELKTVWTDPDFDPSLDAFYYARVLEIPTPRWSTIQAVKLGRVPPDGVAATIQERAWTSPIWYTPNEEARKTAKPGITVAELTQKGATVLGDEELKQLIVGKTILVRNSVTGQRFEILHGADGRRLITAVDGNLPSLDVMGELAHGRQMQYEIRDGRYMVDVAGTPFEVIVYKIGNKHVAARSNEFGYANYEIEAAHE; encoded by the coding sequence ATGCAGAACCGTGTTCTGTTTCGCGTGCACCTCAACTCTATCTTCACTACTCTATTGTTAGCCGGACTCTTGATCCAGCCGGGTCAAGCGGCCTTCGCCCAACCCGCACCGGAACGGGAAGCCTATTTCGGCGAAACGCATGTACATACGAGCTGGTCGCTCGACTCCTATCTCGGGTTCGGGAACACCATCGCCGGACCTGAAGAGTTCTACAAGTATTCGCTGGGGCAGCCCATCACGCACCCGGGCGGATTCACGGTGAAGATCACGAAACCGCTTGACTGGGGGGCGACAACCGAGCATGCGGAATATCTCGGAGCCGTTCAGGCCGCGTTGGACCCCGATTCGCAGCTCAGCAAGACCCTGCTTGGGAAATCCTTGAAGTTCGGCAGCCGGGTAGAGGCCGAGGCCACCTACAAGCTCCTCACGGTGACCATGCTCAAAAATCACCCACTCACTGATTTGATGGCCCCTGACGTGTTAGGCACGTACTGGAAGCGGCTGGTGGAGATCGCCGACAAATACTACCAGCCGGGCAAGTTCACGACGTTTGCGGCTTACGAATGGACCTCGACACCGAACAGTGCAAACCTGCATCGCAACATCTTTTTTCTGGATACCAAGAAGGTGCCGGACATGCCGTTCAGCGCGATCGACTCGGATGATCCGCGTGCGCTCTGGGAGTGGATGGATGCCCAACGCAAAGCGGGCAACGAGCTCCTCGCGATTACCCATAATCCGAACCTGAGCAATGGCCTGATGTTTCCGACGGAAGTGGACGACAGAGGGCGACCGATCGACAAGGCGTGGGCAGAGACCCGAATACGCAACGAGCCGCTGGCGGAACTCAAACAGGTCAAGGGTCAATCGGAGACGACGCCGGGACTTTCACCAAACGACGAATTTGCCAATTACGAGGTCGTGGTCTGGCAGTTACTGGGTTATAAAGGCGATCCGCGCAATTTTGGCAGCTACATCCGACAGGCGTATAAGGACGGACTCGCCATGCAGGACAGGCTCGGCCTCAATCCTTATAAATTTGGCGTCGTCAGCGGATCCGATTCGCATAGCACCGCGGTGTCCTACCGGCAGAACAACTTCTTCGGTATTCACGGAGGCAACTTTGACGAAACACCGGAAAAACGCCTGGAAGGTGGGCATTTTGGATTCAAGAACCTCTGGGCCAGCCCTGCAGGTTTGAGTGTGGTGTGGGCGGAAGAAAATACGCGCGAGGCCATCTTTGCCGCGATGCAACGCAAGGAGACTTATTCGACCAGCGGCGTCCGTCTCAGGGTACGCCTATTCGGCGGATGGGAATTCGAACCCGATGTCCTTAACCAAAAAGATTGGGTGAAGACGGCTTATGCCAAAGGCGTATCGATGGGTGGCGATCTGCCGGCTGCAACGGCCAAGGCCCCGTCATTTGTCGTCTGGGCGGTGAAAGACCCCGACAGCGGCAACCTCGATCGCGTTCAGATCGTCAAAGGCTGGTCCAAGAATGGTCAGACCTTTGAAAAAATTTATGATGTCGCCTGGGCCGGCGAGCGGAAACCGAATCCGGCCACCGGCAAGCTGCCCTCCATCGGTCACACGGTGAACCTCGTGACGGCAACGTATACGAACACCATCGGCGCAGTGGAGCTGAAGACTGTCTGGACGGATCCGGACTTCGATCCCAGTCTCGACGCATTTTACTACGCACGTGTTCTGGAGATTCCGACCCCGCGCTGGAGCACCATCCAAGCCGTGAAGTTGGGCAGAGTACCGCCTGACGGTGTGGCCGCGACGATCCAGGAACGGGCCTGGACATCGCCGATCTGGTACACACCAAACGAGGAAGCACGCAAAACGGCCAAACCGGGGATCACCGTCGCCGAACTCACACAAAAGGGCGCGACCGTTCTCGGTGACGAGGAGTTGAAACAGTTGATCGTCGGCAAAACCATCCTGGTCCGCAATTCGGTCACCGGGCAACGGTTCGAAATCCTCCATGGAGCGGACGGCCGACGTCTCATCACAGCCGTAGACGGGAACCTGCCTAGCCTGGATGTCATGGGCGAATTGGCGCATGGCCGCCAAATGCAGTATGAAATCCGCGACGGACGCTACATGGTCGATGTGGCGGGGACACCCTTCGAAGTGATCGTCTATAAGATAGGCAACAAGCACGTGGCGGCACGCAGCAATGAGTTCGGTTACGCCAATTATGAGATCGAAGCTGCACACGAATGA
- a CDS encoding peptidylprolyl isomerase, which translates to MIGLSRREEVQLEERVDPDQDEPASVGRTPSRLMRWGREPLLHFLLIGVAIFVGYHLLQPETTGPDVSDRIVLTGDDLRQLKATWLAQGRPSPTPEDMRRLIGNKVREEIFYREALALGLDKEDIIVKRRLAQKMEFLIEDLAALRNPTTEELRAWYEKNPERFTPAPRVSFHHLYFSPDRRGAGVKDEAESVREQLNGKPLDTPVRATSADSFMFKDSYNDRTPEQVASVFGTTFAEALLLLTPGSWQGPIESGLGWHIVWVESITPGRIPAFEEIEQDIKAQWTEEQRIESSRRTFDAMKARYEVILPHVPTMVDRTKGG; encoded by the coding sequence ATGATCGGTCTGAGCCGGCGTGAAGAGGTGCAATTGGAAGAACGTGTTGATCCGGATCAGGATGAGCCCGCTTCCGTCGGGCGAACTCCATCGCGTCTCATGCGATGGGGACGCGAGCCGCTGCTGCACTTCCTGCTGATCGGCGTTGCAATATTTGTCGGGTACCACCTGCTCCAACCGGAAACGACAGGGCCGGATGTTTCCGACCGGATCGTGCTGACCGGGGACGACCTGCGCCAGCTCAAGGCAACGTGGCTTGCGCAGGGACGCCCTTCGCCCACTCCCGAAGACATGCGTCGTCTCATCGGGAACAAGGTCCGGGAGGAGATTTTCTACCGGGAGGCACTTGCGCTTGGCCTGGACAAGGAAGACATCATCGTCAAACGTCGACTGGCACAGAAGATGGAGTTTCTCATCGAAGACCTCGCTGCCCTTCGTAATCCTACAACTGAAGAACTCCGGGCCTGGTACGAGAAGAACCCCGAACGCTTCACGCCGGCCCCACGTGTATCGTTTCATCATCTCTATTTTTCACCCGACCGGCGTGGCGCAGGGGTAAAGGACGAGGCTGAATCAGTGCGTGAACAACTTAACGGGAAGCCATTGGATACGCCCGTCCGGGCGACGTCGGCCGATTCTTTCATGTTCAAGGATTCCTACAATGACCGGACGCCGGAGCAGGTGGCCTCAGTGTTCGGCACCACGTTTGCCGAAGCCTTGCTCCTGCTGACGCCGGGATCCTGGCAAGGCCCGATTGAGTCCGGATTGGGCTGGCACATAGTCTGGGTGGAGTCGATCACACCAGGTCGCATTCCCGCCTTCGAGGAAATAGAACAGGACATTAAAGCTCAATGGACCGAGGAGCAACGAATCGAATCCAGCCGCCGGACATTTGACGCGATGAAAGCCCGCTACGAGGTGATTCTGCCTCACGTTCCGACCATGGTTGACAGGACGAAGGGCGGGTGA
- a CDS encoding DUF4410 domain-containing protein: MQSIARLVVSGLFVILAVGCASTKVTDRHRLVGTEKIAKPDRIYVYAFAPSHEDIPSWSTAAEKYAKPSKPLTAEELEVGRKLGALVARELVTEINEMGVLALEGDEQILPQLNDLMIIGYFEGVEEGSTVKRLGLGFGSGAVELRTVVEGYQMTNTGPRLLGTGKLDSGGGKMPGLIAPIAVLAATANPIGLIVMGTAKVEGELTGRTKIEGAAKRTAEAIGKELQIRFKEKGLIK, translated from the coding sequence ATGCAGTCGATCGCACGTCTTGTCGTATCAGGTTTATTTGTCATACTCGCGGTTGGATGCGCTTCAACCAAAGTTACCGACCGTCATCGGCTTGTGGGGACGGAAAAGATCGCCAAGCCAGATCGAATCTATGTGTATGCCTTTGCGCCTTCCCATGAGGATATCCCATCCTGGTCCACGGCAGCGGAGAAATATGCCAAACCCAGCAAACCCCTTACTGCCGAGGAACTTGAGGTTGGTCGCAAGCTGGGCGCGCTGGTAGCCAGAGAACTGGTGACGGAAATTAATGAAATGGGAGTGTTGGCATTAGAGGGTGACGAGCAAATTCTTCCACAACTCAACGATCTCATGATTATTGGCTATTTTGAAGGAGTCGAAGAAGGCAGCACGGTCAAACGTCTCGGACTTGGGTTTGGCTCCGGGGCTGTGGAGTTACGGACAGTGGTGGAAGGTTACCAGATGACTAATACCGGCCCACGCCTGCTCGGGACCGGCAAACTCGACTCCGGTGGAGGTAAAATGCCAGGACTGATTGCCCCAATAGCCGTTCTCGCCGCCACCGCCAACCCGATCGGACTGATTGTGATGGGAACGGCAAAAGTGGAAGGTGAACTGACAGGCAGGACCAAAATCGAAGGGGCGGCCAAACGAACGGCTGAGGCCATTGGAAAAGAACTCCAGATCAGATTCAAGGAAAAAGGTTTGATTAAATAG
- a CDS encoding formylglycine-generating enzyme family protein codes for MKAGRRVKDQEKRSLYNGIKSIGAMAFIVLLVIGTWWYSTAQSDQSSVPDPQVGMTCDMGVSAAKSGRSLSVTNAQPALPAGQSVPSADVSSDAVHSSPPSDPAPDGLVWIPGGEFSMGAADLSEDEMNDVGMHATRDSRPIHRVYVDGFWMDKTEVTNAQFKRFVDATGYITVAERTPRAEDFPGAPPENLVAGSVVFSPPDHAVPLDTHFRWWSYIKGANWRHPLGPTSDLNGREEYPVVHIAYEDAEAYAKWAGKRLPTEAEWEFAARGGLSGKVYPWGDEFRKDGQWMANSHQGHFPNQDTGDDQYMGIGPVAKFPPNGYGLYDVAGNVWEWTSDWYRPDYYARLAIAGGVAHNPQGPDSPFDPTEPGEKKRVHRGGSFLCTEQYCSRYMVGTRGKGEINTGTNHLGFRCVMSPK; via the coding sequence ATGAAAGCCGGTCGTCGCGTGAAAGATCAAGAGAAACGTTCACTATACAATGGGATTAAATCAATTGGCGCAATGGCCTTCATCGTGCTCTTAGTCATCGGGACCTGGTGGTATAGCACGGCACAATCAGACCAGTCCTCTGTGCCGGATCCACAGGTCGGCATGACATGCGATATGGGTGTTTCTGCCGCGAAGTCCGGGCGGTCTCTGTCAGTGACGAATGCCCAACCAGCCCTGCCGGCGGGCCAATCGGTCCCATCCGCAGATGTGTCATCAGATGCTGTACACTCATCGCCGCCCTCCGATCCGGCTCCTGATGGGCTGGTTTGGATTCCCGGTGGTGAATTTTCCATGGGGGCAGCCGATTTATCCGAAGATGAAATGAACGATGTCGGCATGCATGCAACGCGAGATTCCCGCCCGATTCATCGTGTCTACGTGGATGGATTCTGGATGGATAAAACAGAGGTCACGAATGCGCAGTTCAAACGGTTCGTCGACGCCACCGGCTATATCACGGTCGCGGAGCGCACACCGCGTGCGGAGGATTTTCCAGGTGCCCCCCCGGAGAACCTGGTGGCCGGGTCCGTCGTATTTTCTCCACCGGACCATGCCGTGCCGCTTGATACCCATTTTCGATGGTGGAGTTACATTAAGGGGGCCAACTGGCGTCATCCGCTTGGTCCAACCAGCGACCTCAATGGTCGCGAAGAATATCCTGTTGTGCACATCGCGTATGAAGACGCGGAGGCCTATGCCAAATGGGCCGGAAAACGGCTTCCCACCGAAGCGGAATGGGAGTTCGCCGCGCGCGGAGGATTAAGCGGCAAGGTCTATCCCTGGGGCGATGAGTTTCGAAAAGATGGTCAATGGATGGCCAATAGCCATCAAGGCCATTTTCCGAATCAAGATACCGGTGACGATCAATATATGGGCATCGGGCCGGTGGCAAAGTTTCCCCCGAACGGGTACGGACTCTATGACGTAGCCGGGAACGTATGGGAATGGACGAGTGACTGGTATCGGCCCGATTATTACGCACGACTCGCAATAGCAGGCGGAGTCGCACACAATCCGCAAGGACCCGACTCCCCGTTCGATCCTACCGAACCCGGAGAAAAAAAACGCGTGCACCGTGGCGGATCGTTTTTGTGCACCGAACAATACTGTTCCCGCTACATGGTCGGCACACGCGGCAAGGGTGAAATCAACACGGGAACCAATCACCTGGGATTTCGGTGTGTCATGTCCCCAAAATAG